A genomic region of Microtus ochrogaster isolate Prairie Vole_2 chromosome 15, MicOch1.0, whole genome shotgun sequence contains the following coding sequences:
- the Trabd gene encoding traB domain-containing protein isoform X1 → MPGSGRVDGSRSLQAPTGHLSPGILHQSGSCCPVMEGEEKPAQEADMEPVVTSGASESVPRVLSGDPQNISDVDAFNLLLEMKLKRRRERPNLPRTVTQLVAEDGSRVYVVGTAHFSDDSKRDVVKTIREVQPDVVVVELCQYRVSMLKMDEKTLLREAKEVSLEKLQQAVRQNGLMSGLMQMLLLKVSAHITEQLGMAPGGEFREAFKEASKVPFCKFHLGDRPIPVTFKRAIAALSFWQKVKLAWGLCFLSDPISKDDVERCKQKDLLEQMMAEMIGEFPDLHRTIVSERDIYLTYMLRQAARRLELPRASDAEPRKCVPSVVVGVVGMGHVPGIEKNWSTDLNIQEIMTVPPPSISGRVSRVAVKAAFFGLLGYSLYWMGRRTMNLVLSLPAAQFCLQRVSEARPGR, encoded by the exons ATGCCAGGCTCTGGCAGAGTGGACGGCTCCAGGAGCCTGCAGGCCCCTacagggcatctgtctccag GCATCCTGCATCAATCAGGAAGCTGCTGTCCTGTcatggagggggaggagaagccaGCTCAAGAG GCTGATATGGAACCCGTGGTAACATCAGGGGCCTCGGAATCAGTGCCAAGGGTGCTTTCCGGAGACCCTCAAAACATCT CTGACGTGGATGCCTTCAACTTGCTCCTGGAGATGAAACTGAAGCGGCGGCGTGAGCGGCCCAACCTTCCACGTACTGTGACCCAGCTGGTGGCCGAGGATGGGAGCAGGGTATATGTGGTGGGCACTGCTCACTTCAGTGATGACAGCAAGCGGGATGTAGTGAAG ACTATCCGGGAGGTGCAGCCTGACGTGGTAGTTGTGGAACTCTGTCAGTACCGTGTGTCCATGCTGAAGATGGACGAGAAAACGCTGCTACGAGAGGCCAAGGAGGTCAGCCTGGAGAAGCTGCAACAGGCTGTCAGGCAG AATGGGCTCATGTCTGGACTCATGCAGATGCTGCTGCTGAAGGTGTCGGCCCACATCACTGAGCAGTTAGGCATGGCTCCTGGTGGCGAGTTCAGGGAAGCCTTCAAGGAG GCCAGCAAGGTACCATTCTGCAAATTCCACTTGGGTGACCGGCCCATCCCAGTCACCTTTAAGAGGGCCATTGCTGCACTCTCCTTCTGGCAGAAGGTCAAGCTGGCCTGGGGCCTGTGTTTCCTGTCAGACCCCATCAG CAAAGACGATGTAGAGCGCTGCAAGCAGAAGGACCTGTTGGAGCAGATGATGGCAGAGATGATCGGGGAGTTTCCTGACTTGCACCGAACCATTGTCTCAGAGCGCGATATCTATTTGACGTATATGTTGCGGCAGGCTGCACGGCGCCTTGAGCTTCCCCGCGCCTCTGATG CTGAGCCCAGGAAGTGTGTTCCATCTGTGGTTGTGGGTGTCGTTGGCATGGGTCATGTGCCTGGCATTGAGAAGAACTGGAGTACCGACCTCAACATCCAGGAGATCATGAC AGTTCCCCCTCCGTCCATCTCTGGCAGAGTGTCCCGGGTGGCTGTGAAGGCTGCCTTCTTTGGCCTGCTGGGCTACAGTCTTTACTGGATGGGCCGTCGAACCATGAACCTGGTCCTATCACTGCCTGCTGCGCAGTTCTGCCTCCAGAGGGTGAGCGAGGCCCGGCCAGGCCGGTAG
- the Trabd gene encoding traB domain-containing protein isoform X2, with protein MEGEEKPAQEADMEPVVTSGASESVPRVLSGDPQNISDVDAFNLLLEMKLKRRRERPNLPRTVTQLVAEDGSRVYVVGTAHFSDDSKRDVVKTIREVQPDVVVVELCQYRVSMLKMDEKTLLREAKEVSLEKLQQAVRQNGLMSGLMQMLLLKVSAHITEQLGMAPGGEFREAFKEASKVPFCKFHLGDRPIPVTFKRAIAALSFWQKVKLAWGLCFLSDPISKDDVERCKQKDLLEQMMAEMIGEFPDLHRTIVSERDIYLTYMLRQAARRLELPRASDAEPRKCVPSVVVGVVGMGHVPGIEKNWSTDLNIQEIMTVPPPSISGRVSRVAVKAAFFGLLGYSLYWMGRRTMNLVLSLPAAQFCLQRVSEARPGR; from the exons atggagggggaggagaagccaGCTCAAGAG GCTGATATGGAACCCGTGGTAACATCAGGGGCCTCGGAATCAGTGCCAAGGGTGCTTTCCGGAGACCCTCAAAACATCT CTGACGTGGATGCCTTCAACTTGCTCCTGGAGATGAAACTGAAGCGGCGGCGTGAGCGGCCCAACCTTCCACGTACTGTGACCCAGCTGGTGGCCGAGGATGGGAGCAGGGTATATGTGGTGGGCACTGCTCACTTCAGTGATGACAGCAAGCGGGATGTAGTGAAG ACTATCCGGGAGGTGCAGCCTGACGTGGTAGTTGTGGAACTCTGTCAGTACCGTGTGTCCATGCTGAAGATGGACGAGAAAACGCTGCTACGAGAGGCCAAGGAGGTCAGCCTGGAGAAGCTGCAACAGGCTGTCAGGCAG AATGGGCTCATGTCTGGACTCATGCAGATGCTGCTGCTGAAGGTGTCGGCCCACATCACTGAGCAGTTAGGCATGGCTCCTGGTGGCGAGTTCAGGGAAGCCTTCAAGGAG GCCAGCAAGGTACCATTCTGCAAATTCCACTTGGGTGACCGGCCCATCCCAGTCACCTTTAAGAGGGCCATTGCTGCACTCTCCTTCTGGCAGAAGGTCAAGCTGGCCTGGGGCCTGTGTTTCCTGTCAGACCCCATCAG CAAAGACGATGTAGAGCGCTGCAAGCAGAAGGACCTGTTGGAGCAGATGATGGCAGAGATGATCGGGGAGTTTCCTGACTTGCACCGAACCATTGTCTCAGAGCGCGATATCTATTTGACGTATATGTTGCGGCAGGCTGCACGGCGCCTTGAGCTTCCCCGCGCCTCTGATG CTGAGCCCAGGAAGTGTGTTCCATCTGTGGTTGTGGGTGTCGTTGGCATGGGTCATGTGCCTGGCATTGAGAAGAACTGGAGTACCGACCTCAACATCCAGGAGATCATGAC AGTTCCCCCTCCGTCCATCTCTGGCAGAGTGTCCCGGGTGGCTGTGAAGGCTGCCTTCTTTGGCCTGCTGGGCTACAGTCTTTACTGGATGGGCCGTCGAACCATGAACCTGGTCCTATCACTGCCTGCTGCGCAGTTCTGCCTCCAGAGGGTGAGCGAGGCCCGGCCAGGCCGGTAG
- the Trabd gene encoding traB domain-containing protein isoform X3 has protein sequence MKLKRRRERPNLPRTVTQLVAEDGSRVYVVGTAHFSDDSKRDVVKTIREVQPDVVVVELCQYRVSMLKMDEKTLLREAKEVSLEKLQQAVRQNGLMSGLMQMLLLKVSAHITEQLGMAPGGEFREAFKEASKVPFCKFHLGDRPIPVTFKRAIAALSFWQKVKLAWGLCFLSDPISKDDVERCKQKDLLEQMMAEMIGEFPDLHRTIVSERDIYLTYMLRQAARRLELPRASDAEPRKCVPSVVVGVVGMGHVPGIEKNWSTDLNIQEIMTVPPPSISGRVSRVAVKAAFFGLLGYSLYWMGRRTMNLVLSLPAAQFCLQRVSEARPGR, from the exons ATGAAACTGAAGCGGCGGCGTGAGCGGCCCAACCTTCCACGTACTGTGACCCAGCTGGTGGCCGAGGATGGGAGCAGGGTATATGTGGTGGGCACTGCTCACTTCAGTGATGACAGCAAGCGGGATGTAGTGAAG ACTATCCGGGAGGTGCAGCCTGACGTGGTAGTTGTGGAACTCTGTCAGTACCGTGTGTCCATGCTGAAGATGGACGAGAAAACGCTGCTACGAGAGGCCAAGGAGGTCAGCCTGGAGAAGCTGCAACAGGCTGTCAGGCAG AATGGGCTCATGTCTGGACTCATGCAGATGCTGCTGCTGAAGGTGTCGGCCCACATCACTGAGCAGTTAGGCATGGCTCCTGGTGGCGAGTTCAGGGAAGCCTTCAAGGAG GCCAGCAAGGTACCATTCTGCAAATTCCACTTGGGTGACCGGCCCATCCCAGTCACCTTTAAGAGGGCCATTGCTGCACTCTCCTTCTGGCAGAAGGTCAAGCTGGCCTGGGGCCTGTGTTTCCTGTCAGACCCCATCAG CAAAGACGATGTAGAGCGCTGCAAGCAGAAGGACCTGTTGGAGCAGATGATGGCAGAGATGATCGGGGAGTTTCCTGACTTGCACCGAACCATTGTCTCAGAGCGCGATATCTATTTGACGTATATGTTGCGGCAGGCTGCACGGCGCCTTGAGCTTCCCCGCGCCTCTGATG CTGAGCCCAGGAAGTGTGTTCCATCTGTGGTTGTGGGTGTCGTTGGCATGGGTCATGTGCCTGGCATTGAGAAGAACTGGAGTACCGACCTCAACATCCAGGAGATCATGAC AGTTCCCCCTCCGTCCATCTCTGGCAGAGTGTCCCGGGTGGCTGTGAAGGCTGCCTTCTTTGGCCTGCTGGGCTACAGTCTTTACTGGATGGGCCGTCGAACCATGAACCTGGTCCTATCACTGCCTGCTGCGCAGTTCTGCCTCCAGAGGGTGAGCGAGGCCCGGCCAGGCCGGTAG